The genomic interval TCGACTACGCGCACACCCGGGACACCCGCCCCCCGTTCGGCACGCTCACCGGCTTCCGCGAGGGCCGCGAGACGGCACCCGTACCGGACGGCTCGTGCGACATCACGGCGCACGTGGCCCTGGACGCCTGCGCGACGGCCGCCGCTTCAACAGGCGCGCTCCCCGGCGCACGCCTGCTCACCCAACGCGCCGCCCTGCACGCCCTCGGCGTCACAGGCGCACGCCCCCCGCTCACGCTGGCCTCCACCGACCCGACGGCCTACGTCCGAGCGCTCGCGAGCGCCGGAGAAGCCGCCGAACTCACCGCTCCGTGCGGCCTCGGCGACTTCGGCTGGCTCGTGCAGTCGGTTGGAATTCCGGACCCGCTGCCCAACTGACCACCTGCGCGCCCCACTTGGCCCTATGCGCAGCTACTTGTCGATGTCCCCGACCACGAAGAACAACGACCCCAGGATCGCCACCATGTCCGCCACCAGCGTCCCCGGCAGCAGTACGGCGAGCGCCTGGATGTTGTTGTACGACGCCGAGCGCAGCTTCAGCCGGTACGGGGTCTTCTCGCCCTTGCTGACGAGGTAGTAGCCGTTGATCCCGAGCGGGTTCTCGGTCCACGCGTACGTGTGCCCCTCGGGTGCCTTCAGGACCTTCGGGAGCCGCTGGTTGATCGGGCCGGGCTCCAGTTCGGCGAGCCGGTCGAGGCAGGCGTCCGCGAGGTCGAGCGCGTTGTGGGTCTGCTCCAGGAGCACCTCGAAGCGCGCGAGACAGTCGCCCTCCTGGCGCGTGACGACCTTCAGGGTGTCCTGGAGTTCGCCGTACGCGAGGTACGGCTCGTCGCGCCGCAGGTCGAAGTCGACGCCCGAGGCGCGCGCGATGGGCCCGCTCACGCCGTACGCGTGCACGGCCTCCGCCGACAGCTCGCCCACCCCGCGCGTGCGGCCCCGGAAGATCTCGTTGCCGAGCACCAGGTCGTCGAAGCGGTCCATCCGGGAGCGCACCGCGGCGACGGCCTCACGCGCGCGTGCCGTCCAGCCCAACGGGACGTCCTCCTTGAGGCCGCCGACACGGTTGAACATGTAGTGCATGCGCCCGCCGGAGACCTCCTCCATGACGTTCTGGAGCACCTCGCGCTCCCGGAACGCGTAGAACACCGGGGTGATGCCGCCGAGTTCGAGGGGGTACGACCCCAGGAACATCAGGTGGTTGAGCACCCGGTTCAGCTCGGCGAGCAGCGTGCGGGTCCAGACCGCGCGCGGGGGGACCTCCATGCCGAGCATGCGCTCCACCGCGAGGACCACGCCGAGTTCGTTCGAGAAGGCCGACAGCCAGTCGTGGCGGTTGGCGAGCATGATGATCTGGCGGTAGTCGCGCGCTTCGAAGAGCTTCTCGGCGCCGCGGTGCATATAGCCGATCACCGGCTCCGCGTGCTGGATGCGCTCGCCGTCCAGGACGAGCCGCAGGCGCAGCACACCGTGGGTGGAGGGGTGCTGGGGGCCGATGTTGAGCACCATGTCGGTGCTCTCCGCGGCGCCACCGATCCCGACCATGGTCTCCGTCGTGGGAGTCATGGACACAGTCTCTCGTACGTACGCTTGCGGCATGGAAACGGGGACTGCCGCCCAGGACGGCGCGGCGCGCGAGCCGGTGTGGACCGGGCTGCCGCCGGGGCTGCTGAAGATGCGACGGCTGTTGCTGGTGGTGTGGCTGGGGCTGCTGGCCGCGGCCCTGGGTGTGCCGCTGGGGCTGTTCGTCGGCTCCGGCTGGGCTGCGTTCGCGCTGCTGCCGCTCGCCCTGATGGCGTGGGGCTGGGTACTCCTGGGCCGCAACTGGCGCTCCTGGAAGTACGCCGAGCGCGCCGACGACCTGCTGATCAGCCGGGGTGTGCTGTGGCACCACGAGACGATCGTGCCGTACGGGCGGATGCAGCTCGTGGAGGTGACCTCGGGGCCCGTGGAGCGGCACTTCGGGCTGGCCAGCGTGCAGTTGCACACGGCGGCCGCGGCGACCGACGCGACCATCCCGGGGCTGGTGCCGGCCGAGGCCGAGCGGCTGCGCGACCGGCTCACCGAGCTGGGCGAGGCCCGATCGGCGGGGCTGTGACGACGCCGGGCGCCGACAAGGACGTACCCGGCACCGAGGCCGTCCGGGAGCAAGTGCCGCTCGTGGAGCGGCGGTTGCATCCGGTGACGCCGTTGCGCCGGGCGTGGGCACCGGTCGCCGTCATCATCGGGTGGGCGGTGCACGACCCCAACCAGGCGCAGGAACAGCTGACCCGGCTGACCACGGTCACGCTGCTCATCGGGCTCGCGGTGTTCGTCCCGGCCGCCGCCCTGTACGGCTTCCTGACCTGGTGGTTCACGCACTTCGCGGTGACGGACACCGAACTGCGCATCCGTACCGGCCTGTTGTTCCGGCGCACCGCGCACATCCGGCTGGAGCGCATCCAGGCGATCGACGTGACGCAGCCTCTCCTCGCGCGCGTGGCGGGCGTCGCCAAGCTGAAGCTGGACGTCGTGGGGACCGACAAGAAGGACGAACTCGCCTTCCTGGGCGAGGGCGAGGCGCGGGCGCTGCGGGCCGAACTCCTCGCGCGGGCGGCCGGGTTCGCGCCCGAGACGGCGCACGAGGTCGGCGAGGCGCCCGCGCGGCAGCTGCTGCACGTGCCGGCCGGGGTCCTCGCGGTCTCCTTGGTGCTGACCGGCGCCACCTGGGGTTCGCTGGCCGCCGCACTCGTCGTACCGCCGCTCCTGTGGTTCGCCACCCACAGCGTGTGGACGGTCCTCGCGACCGCGCTGCCGCTGCTGGGCGCGGCGGGCGCGAGCAGTGTGGGGCGGTTCGTCGGCGAGTACGACTGGACGGTGGGCGAGTCCCCGGACGGGCTGCGCATCGACCACGGGCTGCTGGACCGCACGCACGAGACGGTGCCGCCGGGGCGCGTGCAGACCGTACGGATCGTCGAGCCGCTGCTGTGGCGGCGGCGCGGCTGGGTGCGGGTCGAGCTGGACGTGGCCGGTTCGTCCAACTCCGTGCTGGTGCCGGTCGCCCCGCGCGAGATCGCCGAGGCGGTCGTCGCGCGCGTACTGCCCGGCGTGACCGTGCCGCCCCGCGAGGCGCTGTCCCGCCCGCCGCGACAGGCAGGCCGGTGCATGCCGTTGTGGTGGCGCGGCTACGGCATCGCGGTCACCGACACGGTGTTCGCGTCCCGGCACGGCCTGCTCCGCCGGAGCCTGGCGCTGGTGCCGCACGCGAAGGTGCAGAGCGTACGGCTGGGCCAGGGGCCCTGGCAGCGCCTCTGGGGGCTTGCCGAGGTGCACGTGGACACGGGGGCCAACAATACCGTCACGGCGCGTCTGCGGGGCGCGGAGGAGGCCGCGGAGCTGCTCCGCGGTCAGGCCGAACGGTCACGGACGGGCCGCAGGGACGCGCGCCCGGACCGCTGGATGGCCTGAGGGTCGGTCAGGAGGCCGCGCTGCGCAGCCCGTGGAGGTTGATCTGCTCGGTCTCGTCGTGGGCCGTCAGGTCGATGACCTGGCCGACGCCGACATCGCGCGACCGCTCGTCGGCCGGCTTGAACTGCGCCTCCGCCTCGGCCTTGTGCACGGCGAGGGCCTCCTCGCCCACGACGTCGGCGA from Streptomyces sp. NBC_01288 carries:
- a CDS encoding NADH-quinone oxidoreductase subunit D; this translates as MTPTTETMVGIGGAAESTDMVLNIGPQHPSTHGVLRLRLVLDGERIQHAEPVIGYMHRGAEKLFEARDYRQIIMLANRHDWLSAFSNELGVVLAVERMLGMEVPPRAVWTRTLLAELNRVLNHLMFLGSYPLELGGITPVFYAFREREVLQNVMEEVSGGRMHYMFNRVGGLKEDVPLGWTARAREAVAAVRSRMDRFDDLVLGNEIFRGRTRGVGELSAEAVHAYGVSGPIARASGVDFDLRRDEPYLAYGELQDTLKVVTRQEGDCLARFEVLLEQTHNALDLADACLDRLAELEPGPINQRLPKVLKAPEGHTYAWTENPLGINGYYLVSKGEKTPYRLKLRSASYNNIQALAVLLPGTLVADMVAILGSLFFVVGDIDK
- a CDS encoding PH domain-containing protein, translated to MTTPGADKDVPGTEAVREQVPLVERRLHPVTPLRRAWAPVAVIIGWAVHDPNQAQEQLTRLTTVTLLIGLAVFVPAAALYGFLTWWFTHFAVTDTELRIRTGLLFRRTAHIRLERIQAIDVTQPLLARVAGVAKLKLDVVGTDKKDELAFLGEGEARALRAELLARAAGFAPETAHEVGEAPARQLLHVPAGVLAVSLVLTGATWGSLAAALVVPPLLWFATHSVWTVLATALPLLGAAGASSVGRFVGEYDWTVGESPDGLRIDHGLLDRTHETVPPGRVQTVRIVEPLLWRRRGWVRVELDVAGSSNSVLVPVAPREIAEAVVARVLPGVTVPPREALSRPPRQAGRCMPLWWRGYGIAVTDTVFASRHGLLRRSLALVPHAKVQSVRLGQGPWQRLWGLAEVHVDTGANNTVTARLRGAEEAAELLRGQAERSRTGRRDARPDRWMA
- a CDS encoding PH domain-containing protein translates to METGTAAQDGAAREPVWTGLPPGLLKMRRLLLVVWLGLLAAALGVPLGLFVGSGWAAFALLPLALMAWGWVLLGRNWRSWKYAERADDLLISRGVLWHHETIVPYGRMQLVEVTSGPVERHFGLASVQLHTAAAATDATIPGLVPAEAERLRDRLTELGEARSAGL